One Cellulomonas taurus genomic region harbors:
- a CDS encoding ribose-5-phosphate isomerase: MRIHVAADHAGFELKAALLEHLRAAGHEVTDHGSTEYDAQDDYPPVCFAAGEAVVADPGSLGVVIGGSGNGEQIAANKVPGVRAALAWNTDTAQLARQHNNANVVAIGARQHSVDQAIELVDAFVNEPFSEDPRHQRRIDMLTAYEAGH; this comes from the coding sequence ATGCGCATCCACGTCGCCGCTGACCATGCTGGATTCGAGCTCAAGGCCGCGCTCCTGGAGCATCTGCGTGCCGCCGGGCACGAGGTGACCGACCACGGGTCGACCGAGTACGACGCGCAGGACGACTATCCGCCGGTGTGCTTCGCCGCCGGTGAGGCAGTGGTCGCCGATCCGGGCAGCCTGGGTGTGGTGATCGGGGGCTCCGGCAACGGCGAGCAGATCGCCGCGAACAAGGTCCCCGGCGTGCGGGCGGCCCTGGCCTGGAACACCGACACCGCGCAGCTCGCCCGGCAGCACAACAACGCGAACGTGGTGGCGATCGGTGCCCGGCAGCACTCGGTGGACCAGGCGATCGAGCTGGTGGACGCCTTCGTGAACGAGCCGTTCAGCGAGGACCCGCGCCACCAGCGCCGGATCGACATGCTGACCGCGTACGAGGCCGGGCACTGA